In Saccharicrinis fermentans DSM 9555 = JCM 21142, a genomic segment contains:
- the tenA gene encoding thiaminase II, whose translation MNKRWSDQAWNTVLYHYNKITELKFIEELMDGTLASEKFSFYIHQDSIYLGEYGRVLAGIGARMSNAKQRSLFLKFASDTVFVEQELHRGYQETLKAYKTSEASPACLLYTSFLHKQLAMEPIEVAVAAILPCFVIYGKIGNYIKENQCNVNNPYQQWINTYGGEEFTLAVKQAEQISNDLAQNTTDVIRQQMTEAYVMASRMEYMFWDSAYKLEKWPLNER comes from the coding sequence ATGAATAAGCGCTGGAGTGATCAAGCTTGGAATACGGTTCTTTATCATTATAATAAGATAACGGAACTCAAGTTTATTGAAGAGTTAATGGACGGAACCCTAGCGTCAGAGAAATTCTCCTTTTATATTCACCAAGATTCTATTTACCTGGGTGAATATGGAAGGGTTTTGGCTGGTATTGGGGCTCGTATGTCGAATGCAAAACAGCGTAGTCTATTTTTGAAATTTGCGTCAGATACCGTTTTTGTGGAGCAAGAATTACACCGAGGATATCAGGAGACATTGAAGGCTTATAAAACTTCGGAAGCTTCGCCTGCTTGTTTATTATACACTTCTTTTTTGCATAAACAGTTGGCCATGGAACCTATAGAGGTGGCAGTGGCTGCTATTTTGCCTTGTTTTGTGATATACGGAAAGATAGGTAATTATATAAAAGAGAATCAATGCAATGTGAATAATCCTTATCAACAATGGATTAATACCTATGGAGGAGAGGAGTTTACGCTGGCAGTCAAACAAGCAGAGCAGATAAGTAACGATTTGGCACAAAATACGACTGATGTAATACGTCAACAAATGACGGAAGCTTACGTTATGGCTTCGCGGATGGAATATATGTTTTGGGACAGTGCTTATAAACTAGAAAAATGGCCATTGAATGAGAGATAA
- the thiE gene encoding thiamine phosphate synthase: MRDNLDLSLYLVTDQKLSRGRTHEYIVEQAVRGGVTIVQLREKDVSSRVFYELAKSLMGLLRPLNIPLIINDRLDIALAVEADGLHIGQSDLPYAVARRLMGKDKIIGLSVENLAQAREANELDVDYIGLSPVFSTRTKQDINKPLELSGVKEIIGITKHKTVAIGGMNSLNIESVMKTGVDGIAVVSAIVSQENPQEAAFRLASLIHHEK; encoded by the coding sequence ATGAGAGATAACCTGGATTTAAGTCTTTACCTGGTGACGGACCAAAAGTTGTCGAGAGGTAGAACGCATGAGTATATTGTGGAACAGGCTGTGAGGGGTGGCGTTACCATTGTTCAGTTACGCGAAAAAGATGTTTCGTCACGTGTGTTTTATGAATTGGCCAAATCCCTGATGGGACTATTGAGACCATTGAATATTCCTTTGATCATCAACGATAGGTTAGATATTGCATTGGCCGTTGAGGCCGATGGTTTGCATATTGGTCAAAGTGACTTGCCTTATGCGGTCGCCCGAAGATTGATGGGGAAGGATAAAATAATAGGTTTGTCTGTAGAAAATCTTGCACAGGCACGAGAGGCCAATGAGCTGGATGTTGATTATATTGGACTGTCTCCTGTGTTTTCTACTCGTACAAAACAAGATATCAATAAGCCTCTGGAGTTATCTGGAGTTAAAGAGATTATTGGTATTACTAAGCATAAAACGGTGGCTATTGGCGGTATGAATAGTTTGAATATTGAAAGTGTGATGAAGACCGGAGTAGATGGGATAGCAGTTGTGTCAGCTATTGTATCACAAGAGAACCCGCAGGAAGCAGCCTTTCGTCTTGCCTCTCTTATTCATCATGAAAAGTAA
- the thiM gene encoding hydroxyethylthiazole kinase, whose translation MIKTNQVTEALLKVRTKAPLVHNITNYVVMNNTANALLSIGASPVMAHAINEVEDMVGIASSLVINMGTLSDSWVKAMILAGKKAKEKGIPVIFDPVGVGATPYRIEVAQQILKDCNPSVIRGNASEIMALYNSNAKTKGVDSTVSSNVALDSAKLLAKSMNVIVVISGQTDYITDGDRVVCIHNGNTIMAKVTGMGCTASALCGAFAGAEEDLFVATVSAMAIMGIAGEIAAKQSKGPGSMQINFLDTLYSLQADEIVNRLRHE comes from the coding sequence ATGATAAAGACAAATCAAGTAACGGAGGCTTTACTTAAAGTGCGGACAAAAGCACCGCTGGTTCATAATATTACCAATTATGTGGTAATGAATAATACAGCCAATGCCCTTCTTTCCATTGGTGCATCGCCTGTTATGGCGCATGCAATCAATGAGGTAGAAGATATGGTTGGGATAGCATCATCGCTGGTAATAAACATGGGTACATTGAGTGATAGCTGGGTAAAAGCCATGATCTTGGCCGGTAAAAAAGCCAAAGAAAAAGGTATTCCTGTCATTTTTGATCCGGTAGGTGTGGGTGCCACTCCTTATCGTATTGAGGTGGCACAGCAAATACTTAAAGATTGTAATCCTTCTGTAATAAGGGGTAATGCATCGGAAATAATGGCGCTGTACAATTCTAATGCGAAAACAAAAGGTGTGGATAGCACCGTATCGTCTAATGTGGCACTTGATTCGGCTAAATTACTGGCAAAATCAATGAATGTTATTGTTGTGATCAGCGGCCAAACGGATTATATAACCGATGGTGATAGAGTGGTGTGTATTCATAACGGAAATACCATCATGGCAAAGGTTACAGGTATGGGCTGTACAGCCAGTGCTTTATGTGGCGCCTTTGCCGGAGCTGAAGAGGATTTATTTGTGGCTACTGTTAGTGCGATGGCCATTATGGGTATAGCAGGTGAAATAGCAGCTAAACAGTCTAAAGGACCGGGATCAATGCAAATTAATTTTTTAGATACTCTTTATAGTCTGCAAGCAGATGAAATTGTAAATAGGTTACGACATGAATAA